The Populus trichocarpa isolate Nisqually-1 chromosome 11, P.trichocarpa_v4.1, whole genome shotgun sequence genome has a segment encoding these proteins:
- the LOC18103096 gene encoding uncharacterized protein LOC18103096 gives MGRGKFKGKPTGQRHFSTPEQMLAGTSTRPRTFKREEAEYEEEKREEESEEESEEDDPDQKRKGTQGIIEIENPNLVKAKNLKARDVDTGKTTELSRREREELEKQRAHERYMRLQEQGKTEQARKDLERLSLIRQQREEAAKKREEEKAAKEQKKAESRK, from the exons atgGGAAGAGGAAAGTTTAAGGGAAAGCCTACCGGTCAGCGTCACTTTTCTACCCCCGAGCAGATGC TTGCTGGCACCTCAACCCGTCCTCGCACGTTTAAGCGG GAGGAAGCTGAGTATGAAGAGGAAAAGAGGGAAGAGGAATCTGAGGAGGAATCCGAAGAAGATGATCCTGAT CAAAAGCGGAAAGGAACTCAAGGTATTATTGAGATTGAAAATCCTAATTTGGTGAAAGCGAAGAACTTGAAAGCTAGAGATGTTGAT aCTGGGAAAACAACAGAGCTTTCAAGGCGTGAAAG GGAGGAGTTAGAGAAACAAAGGGCTCATGAGCGATACATGAGGCTGCAAGAACAAGGGAAAACAGAACAAGCTAGGAAAGACTTGG AACGATTGAGTCTCATCCGCCAGCAAAGGGAAGAAGCTGCGAAAAAgcgagaagaagaaaaggctg CCAAGGAGCAGAAGAAAGCAGAATCTCGGAAATGA
- the LOC18103098 gene encoding WUSCHEL-related homeobox 9 — protein MASSNRHWPSLFKSKPCNPHHHQWQHDINPSSLMSTGCHRNPYASVPGCEERSPEPKPRWNPKPEQIRILEAIFNSGMVNPPRDEIRKIRAQLQEYGQVGDANVFYWFQNRKSRSKHKLRNLQNSKQQITPSTTKPVTASLTAPSSLSSSSEKSSPKVSKRTLSLSSPPFIDASNSPNSSVSQTYFQAQNEFVSEPFFFPVQQTGGETVAFTQGFCFSELSNVVHVQDHTVGPCPSLLLSEITNSSASKKANHEERNLKMQPQLSYTATSPVTHSIDLAPPLPLSANTSTVSIQSTISQIQGLGVSGGNERSTVFINDVAFEVAMGPFNVREAFGDDILLIHSSGQPVLTNEWGITLDSLQHGALYYLVPLSISEHI, from the exons ATGGCTTCATCAAACAGACACTGGCCTAGTTTGTTTAAGTCGAAACCTTGCAACCCTCACCACCACCAATGGCAGCATGACATCAACCCTTCATCTCTCATGTCAACTGGTTGCCACAGAAACCCCTACGCATCAG TTCCTGGATGTGAAGAGAGAAGTCCAGAGCCAAAGCCGAGATGGAACCCAAAACCTGAGCAGATTCGCATTTTGGAAGCAATCTTCAATTCTGGGATGGTTAATCCACCAAGGGATGAGATACGGAAGATCAGAGCTCAGTTACAAGAGTATGGCCAAGTTGGTGATGCCAACGTCTTTTACTGGTTTCAAAACAGAAAATCAAGAAGCAAACACAAGCTGAGAAATcttcaaaactcaaaacaacaAATTACCCCTTCAACCACCAAACCTGTGACTGCCTCTCTCACAGCTCCATCGTCTCTATCATCTTCCTCAGAAAAATCCTCTCCAAAAGTGTCCAAAAGGACTCTCTCTTTGAGCTCTCCCCCTTTTATTGATGCTTCCAATTCGCCAAACAGTTCAGTTAGCCAGACCTATTTTCAAGCACAAAATGAATTTGTGTCTGAACCCTTTTTCTTCCCCGTTCAACAGACTGGAGGGGAAACTGTGGCTTTTACTCAAGGGTTTTGCTTCTCTGAGCTCTCAAATGTGGTTCATGTTCAAGATCACACAGTTGGGCCTTGCCCTAGTCTCTTGCTTAGTGAGATAACGAATTCCAGTGCTTCAAAAAAAGCAAACCATGAAGAGAGAAACCTAAAGATGCAACCGCAGCTCAGTTACACTGCCACCTCCCCAGTTACTCATAGCATCGATCTTGCTCCTCCTCTCCCTCTTTCAGCTAACACTAGCACTGTTTCCATTCAATCCACCATTAGTCAAATTCAAG GTCTAGGGGTGTCCGGTGGCAATGAAAGGTCGACGGTGTTTATCAATGATGTTGCATTTGAAGTAGCTATGGGACCCTTTAATGTGAGAGAGGCTTTTGGTGATGATATTCTGTTGATTCACTCCTCTGGTCAGCCTGTTCTCACAAACGAGTGGGGTATCACCCTGGACTCACTCCAGCATGGCGCTCTCTACTATTTGGTACCCCTTTCCATTAGTGAACAT ATATAG
- the LOC112323346 gene encoding ras-related protein RABA1f, giving the protein MGAYRADDDYDYLFKVVLIGDSGVGKSNLLSRFTRNEFSLESKSTIGVEFATRSIRVDDKIVKAQIWDTAGQERYRAITSAYYRGAVGALLVYDVTRHVTFENVERWLKELRDHTDANNVIMLVGNKADLRHLRAVATEDAKGFAERESTFFMETSALESMNVENAFTEVLTQIYRVVSRKALDVGDDSTYLPKGQTINVGSRDDVSAVKKAGCCSS; this is encoded by the exons atgGGAGCCTATAGAGCTGACGATGATTACGATTACTTGTTTAAGGTGGTATTGATCGGTGATTCAGGCGTTGGCAAATCCAATCTCTTGTCTCGTTTTACAAGAAATGAATTCAGTCTCGAATCCAAATCCACCATTGGCGTCGAGTTTGCTACTCGCAGCATTCGCGTTGATGATAAAATCGTTAAGGCCCAGATTTGGGACACTGCTGGCCAAGAAAG atACCGTGCTATAACAAGTGCATACTATCGAGGAGCTGTTGGAGCCTTACTAGTCTATGATGTAACCCGCCATGTTACATTCGAGAATGTGGAGAGATGGCTAAAGGAGCTTCGCGATCACACAGATGCTAACAATGTGATCATGCTTGTAGGAAATAAAGCAGACCTGCGTCACCTCCGAGCAGTTGCCACTGAGGATGCCAAGGGTTTTGCTGAAAGAGAGAGCACATTTTTCATGGAGACTTCTGCTCTCGAGTCAATGAATGTTGAAAATGCTTTCACAGAAGTGCTGACCCAGATCTACCGTGTTGTAAGCAGGAAGGCTCTTGACGTTGGAGATGACTCAACATACTTGCCCAAAGGACAGACGATTAACGTCGGAAGCAGAGATGATGTCTCGGCTGTGAAAAAGGCTGGATGTTGCTCGTCATGA
- the LOC112323340 gene encoding cyanidin 3-O-galactoside 2''-O-xylosyltransferase FGGT1, which translates to MSTNIAARSSKALHIAMYPWFALGHLTAFVHFSNKLAERGHRVSFFLPKKTQSKFEPFNLHPDLITFIPITVPHVDGLPTGTETTTDVPFPLHPLLMTAMDLTEHVIEDHLRILNPHFIFFDFTHWLPELSRKHGIKSVHFCIISPATIGYTLSPERKLESLTAADLMQPPPSFPPSSIKLRAHEARGICAVTVKQFGSNISFQERNIYSLSQCDAIAFKACREMEGPYSDYIEDQFGKPVILAGPIVPEPPNSVLEEKIAKMLDSFKAETLVFCAFGSECILKKDQFQELVLGLELTSLPFFAVLKPPIGAETIESALPEGFEERVKGRGLVYTGWVQQQLILRHPSVGCFVTHCGSGSLSEGMVNKCQLVLLPNVGDQIINARVVGGDLKVGVEVKKGEEDGLFTRHGVCEAVKAVMDDDSEVGKLVRANHAKWREFLLGKELENSYVDGFVHKLHELLE; encoded by the coding sequence ATGAGCACCAACATAGCAGCTCGGAGCAGCAAAGCCCTTCACATAGCCATGTATCCATGGTTTGCCCTAGGTCACCTTACTGCATTTGTCCATTTCTCAAACAAGCTTGCAGAGAGAGGCCACAGAGTCTCTTTCTTCTtgccaaaaaaaactcaatccaaGTTTGAGCCTTTCAATCTTCATCCTGATCTCATAACCTTCATTCCTATCACTGTCCCTCATGTTGATGGCCTCCCTACAGGCACCGAAACAACTACTGATGTTCCCTTCCCTTTGCATCCTCTTTTAATGACTGCGATGGATCTCACAGAACATGTCATCGAGGACCATCTTCGCATCCTTAATCCTCActtcatcttctttgattttacTCATTGGTTGCCGGAGTTGTCACGCAAGCATGGTATTAAATCTGTGCATTTCTGTATCATTAGCCCAGCTACCATTGGTTATACGTTAAGTCCTGAGAGAAAACTTGAGAGCTTGACAGCAGCTGATTTGATGCAGCCTCCGCCGAGTTTTCCCCCGTCATCAATTAAGCTGCGTGCTCATGAAGCTCGAGGAATATGCGCTGTTACTGTAAAACAATTTGGAAGCAACATTTCATTTCAGGAACgcaatatatattctttaagtCAATGTGACGCTATTGCCTTCAAAGCTTGTAGAGAGATGGAAGGGCCTTATTCTGATTATATTGAGGACCAATTTGGCAAGCCTGTGATTCTGGCAGGTCCTATCGTGCCAGAACCACCAAACTCCGTCTTGGAAGAAAAGATTGCCAAAATGTTGGATAGCTTTAAAGCTGAAACTTTGGTATTCTGTGCCTTTGGGAGTGAATGTATTCTTAAGAAAGATCAGTTTCAAGAGCTGGTTTTAGGTCTTGAGCTTACAAGCTTGCCCTTTTTCGCTGTCCTCAAACCACCTATTGGAGCTGAAACAATCGAGTCAGCCTTGCCAGAAGGGTTCGAGGAGAGAGTTAAGGGAAGAGGACTTGTTTATACGGGTTGGGTCCAGCAACAGCTGATCTTGAGGCATCCTTCTGTAGGATGTTTCGTGACTCATTGTGGATCTGGGTCGTTGTCAGAGGGTATGGTAAATAAGTGTCAATTAGTCCTCTTGCCAAATGTTGGAGACCAAATAATCAATGCAAGAGTAGTGGGTGGAGATCTGAAAGTTGGAGTTGAAGTCAAGAAAGGTGAAGAAGATGGCTTGTTTACAAGACATGGTGTCTGCGAGGCAGTGAAAGCTGTGATGGATGATGATAGTGAAGTGGGGAAATTGGTGAGAGCAAACCATGCAAAATGGAGAGAGTTTTTGTTAGGCAAAGAGCTTGAAAACTCTTATGTTGATGGTTTTGTCCACAAGTTGCATGAACTGCTGGAGTGA